A segment of the Lycium ferocissimum isolate CSIRO_LF1 chromosome 5, AGI_CSIRO_Lferr_CH_V1, whole genome shotgun sequence genome:
ttttagaaaggccttctagtagtgtattaattttgttatgaactatgatttactcatttggtaagattgtataagaattggaaaattttttatggttttcacaacttgtggggtttttttgtttataaaaaaaaactgcaacttaaaaaatcaaattgcatgtccaaacatgatttatCTCATAATTTCAtcctcatgagatgaaatcgtaGTCCAAACTACTCCTAAGAGATATTGTAGAGATTCATAGAGTTTGTCAATAAAATAATTCCTTCAAACAAGGTAAAtcggttaaaaaaaaattgttacaaagaaatcaaaataaggGAGGAGGGCATAATACTATAATCTACAATAAAGGTTATTTTtacaaaatgaaaattaaagggGAGGTTTCTGAAACTATTCTTAaaattattaaacaaaataatatattattaaGGGGAAATTAGTCGAATTGTAATCTCTACATTCATAATAAAATTGTTTTACAAAGATtgttgaaaaaataacaaaacaagAGAAGTAAGTGTAGTATTGTAAACCACAAGGAGAACTAGTAGTATTACGAAGCAACATCTTGAGAGAGGTTCTTCAAATTATCCCTCGTTAATATTttttccgtcccaatttatgttacGGTGTTTGactgaaaattaaaattaagtaataaagaaagacaTTTATTTGAAGCTTGTGGcctaaaataagtcatcaaACATATTTGTGTGATAAATCacctcattaagggtaaaatgagtgttttaaagtttaattgttactccctcagtcccaatttatgtgacaccttTTGAATGTACTAGTCTTTCTTTGaccgtaattttttcatatattttttttaaatattttgaattgtgaatgattgtgacttatagtactttttacgtagttttcaaacatgcaaattttatttcaagaaatttaaagatttcatgcCTAAATTtacaatcaaaattaaaaaacgCTAGACTCTCGAAGTTCGAacagtgccacataaattgagacagagggaatactaaatttagaaatatatctttcttttttggagTGACTAAAAAGAATGCCATATAAATTGGAcagagaaaatattatttttaggttgcaaaaatatactccctctgtcccaattgaTGGGGAACAGTTAGAATTTCGAAAGCaaaataatttacttttaaCCGTGAATTCGAGTACATGCAGAAtgttaagttttttgaaataaaatttacatatttggaaactacgtaaaaagtactataaatcacaataattgataattcaaaatatatatgaaaaaattctttGTCAAAGTTAAAAACTTGCTGACCAAATTTGAAAGTGTAAATAAATTGGGAGAGATATGATACTACACATATAACTAGTCAACGAGAAAAACAGTCCAGGCTTTCTCTTAAATTACTAGGAGGCATCCAGGTTGGTGATGTATTAAACTAAATTTCAAGCTGATATTTTagatatgaacaaaaaaaacaaaaaaaaacaaaaacaaaaaaaatcctaaTTAAGCCAAAGACTTTGGAGCAAAAATACTAACTATAAAGTCTTCCATAGTCCTCTTGCTCTTTGCAGCTCCTATCATTTCCATTTCTTTACTTAGTTCTTAGTTCCAGAGAGAAAATTAACCAGAAATAATGGCACTTCTCCCAGGAAACAGTACTATACAACATTTCACACACCCAAAGCATACATTAACATTATTTGATTCCAACACCGAATACTCGTGTGATGGTTGCAAGAGTCATGGCATAGGGAAAAGATATCGCTGCCATGGCTGCGATTTTGACCTACATGAACATTGTGGAACATGTCCAATGAATCTTTCTTCGTTCTTGCATCCTTACCACTCGCTCAAGCTTGTCGTCTGCAAGCAGCCACATGGCAATCGCCAATTCGACCGCATTTGCAATGTTTGTTTGACAGTGATTCTTGAAGGCATGTATTATAGGTGTGAACTTTGTGACTTCGATGTCCACCCTCTCTGTACTCAGTTGCACTGAAACACTGTGTCATGCCCTACATCAGGTAActaattattactccctctgttttaatTAATGTCACGAAGTTTAAACCATCAGAAAAAGTATTTTGACCAATTATAATTTGATAATACAATTATGATTGTCATCAATATGTCATAATTATGCAATcgttttgatatgatgattgtCATTAATTTAGGCACATCCTTTAAGGCTTATGGCCTCGGCTGAACCAGGAACCTGTGCTGTTTGTAGAGGAGCATGTGGTGCTTCTTCATGGCGTTACAGGTGTGCACTATGTGGATTTGATATTCATATGCTTTGTGTTCCAATACAATGTGAAAAGAGAACGACGACGGACCAAGGAATCCCTACATACGTTCCTCCGTCCGTGTTCCCTCAGCAGCAGTATTTGGGTGGTTATGCTTATGCGGTTCCGTATTGGCACCTAACTACATGCCACAGCATCAGAACCATGGGCAGCCTCAGACTCATTATGGTGGTGGACGAATTGGGGTAATGTTTGGTCTAGTGAAAACACTTGGGATTGGGGTGTTCTCTAACGTGATATTTGGGACCGACCTATCATCATTGTTTGCTGCTTGATTCGACTTTGCTTTCAGCTCGCTGGCGGAGCCAAAATTTTCATCAATGGAATTCAAAATATGAACGAGACAAATAAGGAAAAACTGTAGGATGAAAGACAGAGCAGGACGGGTAAGGGAAGGACTAACCTTAACCCGCTAAATTTGACCTGCCGTGTCATGCCCTGTTTAGGATTTCGTCCTTCTTTTACCCTGCTTTATCGAGACTTCTTAAAATttcttgtactttttttttcttttacttgtagTGTTCTactttatgtttttttaaactttatgcAGATCCGCCCACTAGTATTGCTAGGCCTTATTAATCTTGTTCGAG
Coding sequences within it:
- the LOC132057934 gene encoding protein VACUOLELESS GAMETOPHYTES-like, giving the protein MALLPGNSTIQHFTHPKHTLTLFDSNTEYSCDGCKSHGIGKRYRCHGCDFDLHEHCGTCPMNLSSFLHPYHSLKLVVCKQPHGVNFVTSMSTLSVLSCTETLCHALHQAHPLRLMASAEPGTCAVCRGACGASSWRYRCALCGFDIHMLCVPIQCEKRTTTDQGIPTYVPPSVFPQQQYLGGYAYALAGGAKIFINGIQNMNETNKEKL